A window from Pseudomonadales bacterium encodes these proteins:
- the cysW gene encoding sulfate ABC transporter permease subunit CysW: MGGTVSSLGLGRRGSAGFAIREPAWVRGTLTAIALVFLALFLLLPLILVFSEAFSRGLEVYLAAISEPAARHAIWLTLVAAAIAVPCNLIFGLAAAWAIAKFDFRGKQLVITLIDLPFAVSPVIAGLIYMLLFDRQGLLGAWLSQHDIQIMFALPGIVLATMFVTFPFIARELIPLMQEQGREQEEAAITLGASGWKMFRHVTLPSIKWGLLYGLILCNARAMGEFGAVSVVSGKIREQTSTLPLHIEILYNEYQFAAAFATASLLTLLALGTLVLKSLLEWRSAREHTLVEHGAPLTEFKKSSKGGVR; the protein is encoded by the coding sequence CAGTGCAGGGTTCGCAATCCGCGAACCAGCCTGGGTGCGCGGCACGCTGACTGCCATTGCGCTGGTTTTTTTGGCCCTGTTTCTGCTTTTGCCGCTGATCCTCGTCTTCAGCGAGGCCTTCTCCAGGGGTCTGGAAGTCTATCTCGCGGCGATCAGCGAACCGGCGGCACGCCACGCCATCTGGCTCACCTTGGTCGCGGCAGCGATCGCGGTGCCCTGCAACCTGATCTTCGGTCTGGCGGCGGCCTGGGCCATCGCCAAGTTCGACTTTCGTGGCAAGCAGTTGGTCATCACCCTGATCGATCTGCCCTTTGCAGTCTCACCGGTGATCGCGGGCCTGATCTACATGTTGCTGTTCGATCGTCAGGGCCTGTTGGGAGCCTGGCTCAGTCAGCATGACATTCAGATCATGTTCGCGCTTCCCGGCATCGTGCTGGCGACGATGTTCGTGACCTTTCCATTCATTGCCCGGGAGTTGATTCCACTGATGCAGGAGCAGGGCAGGGAGCAGGAGGAGGCGGCCATTACGCTGGGCGCCAGCGGCTGGAAAATGTTCCGCCATGTCACCCTGCCTTCGATCAAATGGGGATTGCTCTACGGGCTGATTCTTTGCAATGCCAGGGCCATGGGGGAGTTCGGAGCGGTAAGCGTGGTTTCCGGCAAGATTCGCGAGCAGACCAGCACACTGCCCCTGCACATCGAGATTCTGTACAACGAATATCAATTCGCCGCCGCCTTCGCCACCGCATCACTGCTGACCCTGTTGGCACTGGGCACGCTGGTGCTGAAAAGCCTGCTGGAATGGCGATCGGCGCGAGAACATACCTTGGTGGAACACGGTGCTCCATTGACAGAGTTCAAAAAGAGTTCAAAAGGGGGAGTTCGATGA